The Chryseobacterium phocaeense genome includes the window CTCATTCCGTGTTCAAAATCAACCTGGTCTTCTTTGACAAATTCTACAAAAAACCGCACGATAAAGATCAGAAGCGTTGTAATTCCGAAATAAAATCCCTTTCCGATTTTAAAACTGTTTTTCTGATACATGAAATACACAGCAAGAAAGATCAAAAGGTAGCACACGGCCTCGTAAAGCTGCGCCGGGTGCCTCGGGATCAGATCCACCTGCGTGAAGACAAAAGCCCACGGTGCATCAGAAGGAGTTCCTATGATTTCAGAATTCATCAGGTTACCCAGCCTGATAAAAGCTCCGGCAAGAGGAGTTGCAATAGCAATCACATCCAGGACAGACATGAATTTAATGGAGAATTTTCTCGCATACACCAGCAGCATAATAATCAGCCCGATTCCGCCGCCATGGCTGGCCAGTCCTGCATAACCCGAAAAATGATAGGCTCCGTCTGTTCCTTTCTGGATCGGAAGGAATATTTCAACAGGATGCTGGGAATAGTAATCAAAATCGTAAAAGAGGCAGTGCCCCAGTCTTGCCCCAACAAGAATTCCTATAAATGCGTATGAAAAAAGGGATTCATGGGCTTGCCGGCTCAGGTTTTCTTTTTTATAGACTGACTTTAGAATAGTGTAGCATAACACAAGTCCGGCAAGGAATAAAAGCCCGTAATATTTTAGCGGGAATCCGGCCATATTAAAAATCTCGGGACTTACATCCCAGGTAACGGATAATAAATTCATGGCGCAAATATAAAAGATATGACTCTTTTTAGTGAACAGAAACACGGTTTTAGGATATTTTTGGGAGTATATCATGTTTTCTGAAAAAATAAACTTGGTTTTTATGTTTGAACAGAGATATTGTTATAACTTCCGTACATTGGAACCTTCCCTGATCATTATGATTTCAGAATATTGTTCCGTCAATTTTTAAACACAGAAAATTATGCAAACCATATTGGGAGCCAACGGGCAGATTGGCGAAGAACTGGCCAGAGAGCTTAAAAAGAACTATACCCCAGACATCAGGATTGTAAGCAGAAATGCTGTGAAAGTAAATGATACGGACACCGTGTTTTCAGCAGACCTTTCAGACCGTGAAAAAGCCAGTGAGGCGATAAAAGGA containing:
- the lgt gene encoding prolipoprotein diacylglyceryl transferase — its product is MNLLSVTWDVSPEIFNMAGFPLKYYGLLFLAGLVLCYTILKSVYKKENLSRQAHESLFSYAFIGILVGARLGHCLFYDFDYYSQHPVEIFLPIQKGTDGAYHFSGYAGLASHGGGIGLIIMLLVYARKFSIKFMSVLDVIAIATPLAGAFIRLGNLMNSEIIGTPSDAPWAFVFTQVDLIPRHPAQLYEAVCYLLIFLAVYFMYQKNSFKIGKGFYFGITTLLIFIVRFFVEFVKEDQVDFEHGMSLNMGQILSIPFLFIGLFFIVKSIREKNKISVS